A region of Mycolicibacterium brumae DNA encodes the following proteins:
- a CDS encoding ribbon-helix-helix protein, CopG family: MAKRTDDAYAAMAADFEANPPAPNGPITVYPDRLRTGRPSGRRVATGNTPAISVRFPADLRRALDDRAGAEDAPVAEIIRRAVADYLRRHSA; this comes from the coding sequence GCCTACGCCGCAATGGCCGCTGACTTCGAGGCGAATCCCCCAGCGCCGAACGGTCCCATCACCGTCTACCCGGACCGTCTCCGCACCGGGCGTCCGTCCGGCCGGCGCGTGGCCACCGGCAACACCCCTGCCATTTCGGTGCGTTTCCCGGCTGACCTCCGTCGGGCCCTCGACGATCGAGCGGGAGCCGAAGATGCTCCGGTCGCTGAGATCATCCGTCGCGCCGTCGCCGACTACCTCCGGCGGCACAGCGCCTAG